GATCGCATAACGTCCATCTTCAGTTTGACGAATAGAACGAATCGCACCATAACGCCACATTCTATCCCAACTGATGCGTTCTGCTTCTCTGTCTAAAGAATCAAAAACATTCCCTAATTTAGGTGTATAAGTATCCGCCAAAGCTGGTTCAGCAAACACTTGCCAAAGTAATCCAATAGTGCGATTTAGTCTACCTCGCCGAAACGTTTCTCCCCATGCTTCCCGCAAAGCATATCCAGGCCAACCCCAAATATTATCTGGACAAGAATCAGAACCAGAACGGATTCTTTCATGGAGTGGAATTTGTGAATTACCTGTGAGAGTTTTGTAACGTGCATAAGGCTTTGATTCAATGCCCAACACAACAATTTGGTCTGGCTTTACACCATAAATTCTAATAGTATCTACCCAAACAAAACTACCCATACCCCCACCAAGAGCCGCATACTCTGTTTCTTCTACAGATAAGCCTGTGGCATGAAGTGCTTGTACAGATACTTTTTTATTTGACCAAATTCCTGGCGGGGGAAATTGATTTTCTTCAGGAACTGGAGTCGGAGTAACTTCAGTTTCTAGATTATCTGTTTCTGGATTGAAAATAATCGTTGTTTCTTGAGATTTGACAGCTTTATTCTCAATAGTTGTGTAGTCGAGAATTTTCGTCTCCAAATCAAAATTTTCGTTTGGTGATGCCATATTTTCTCCTCACTAATTTAAAATCACAAACCACACTCTTGTTCCTCTCTCTCTGCGCCTCTGCGTGCAATAAAAACCAATTAATTACTTTTGCGGCGCAATTACAGTACCGCCCGATTGCACTGCAGTGCCACAATGGGGACAAAATCCATTAGCATATTCAAATGGAACTTCATGACCATTAGGACATTTAATCATGAAACTTTTAGGTTCTGTTTGTAAAGGCTTTGGTGTTACTTTTGGTTTTGGTTGAGGAAGTAAAATCTCCTTAACTTTTATCTCAACTTTACCCAGCCAAATTACACTACCAGAATGGAGAGGAACAACTTGTTCAACAATATTTTTACCGTCTACAACCACGCGATTAGGCTTCGGACGGGTTTGAGTTATATTGCGGAGATTAAAAGTATTCAGATGAGGCAAATAAAAAATTTCTGCGTGTAAACGAGAAACAGTTTGTTCCTGATCATTCACTACTAAATCACACTGTTCCTCAGAACGTCCAAGCCGAATGATTCCGGGAAATATTGTTTTTGCCAATGACACAATTTGAGAACGGACACGACCATTTTCTACCCATTCCAGGGTTAAGCTGTACATGATTTTTACCTAGGGATTTAATTAATCAATAACCATATGAATCAGGTTTAATTTTTGAACATATTTAAATATCTGTAGACATTGCCCACGACATCGATATTTTGAGAGTAAATGCCCACCCTGCCAATACTTGATACGATTTAAACCTAATAGGACTTACGCAACTGTCATATTTTTTTCGCGGAGGTTGTCATCGCGCAGCGTGTCGCAGACAATAGTCAAAAGTCAAAAGTCAAAAAAACCAGAACTTTTGACACTTGACTTCCAAGAAAGAAGATATATGTGCCAGTTGCGTAAGTCATCCCTAATAATAATTAGGGCAATTATTTGTTATGATTCTATCTAATTTCCCTAATTAAAAAAGTATACTATTATATATCTATGTAGAGAGAAATATTGTTTATTCAAATGACAGCAATTTTCAGGCGATAACCACAGATATTCGTAGGGGCGCAAGGCCTTGCGCCCCCAATACTAAAACTTTGAGGGATGGTGGGGTTATCTGCTGGTTTGTTCCCCAATCCGTTACCAGGGGCTACCAATCAATGTAAAAGCTGCCCAGAAATTTGGTTCTTGGAATTTCAATGACGTTGTTGGTTCGGAATTTGGAACTATATTTTTATCTAGTGAAATCTTCCCAAGATTGGGAACAATTAACTGATTTCCCTCAATGCGAATATCACCTTTAATCATCGCCAGTTGTGCTTGTTGTAGGGCTTTGGCTTTAATTGGTGCAGTTTGTAACTGGCGATAAAATTCGATCATCAGCGCCGAACTTGCGTTATCGTTCACTTTCCACAAAGTACCTAAAGCTGATTTCACACCAGTTTGTACTGCTAAACCAGCGAAACCTAACTCTGCATTTGTATCACCCAAAGCTGTTCTACAAGCACTTAAAACTAATAACTCTACTGGTAGCTTATTCCATCCAAGCTGACGAATTTTATCGAAGAACAGCTTTTCATTATACACCTGGATGTAAGAATTATTTTGATCGCCTTCGTTTTGAGATGGAAAATCAGCGTGGGTTGCTAAGTGAATGATACCAAATTTAGTGCCTTGAGCTTGGAGATTATTCAAGGTAAACTTATCACCAAACAAAGGTTCAGGACTCGCCCAAATTTTGGCGATTTGCGAGGTTTCTAGACTGGTAGCAGGTAAATTACTTTGCTTTTGGTCTTTAGCAAATTCACTAGCGCCTGCTGCTAAAACTTGCAAATTTTTCACACCACGGTATTCTGTGTCGGTGTAGCTGAGACTGGGGAGAAGTCCCAAACTATATTTTTCGATGAGATATTTACCTTGGTCATCAACTAGAGCAGCGATGGGGAGCGATCGCAATTTTTCATCCATAATAAACATCAAGTGATCGACCTTAATGTTTTGTTTTTGTAACTCAGCTTCTAAGGGTGAAATTAGCAATTGATAAAGTTTTTGCTCTGGTTTTTCGCTACCACCAATAAATTGCGCTCCTTCAGCGACTGTTTTGGTAAATCTCTCTGTAAATTCGCTAACTTCAGCTTTGGTTGCGCCTTCTATTTGCTTGCGAATAGGTTGTCCATCAGCGGTGACGATGACTAAATCTAAAACATCACTATCTTGGGATTGAGGAGTTAAAATCCAAGAAGCAGAAACGTAGTTTTTAGGAGTAAATGCTGCATAAACAATTGCTGCATTAATACCTGTTTGTGCCCGAATTTGACGCAGGGTAGCCCGTGCTTTAAGCATCGTTTTGAGATTATTAGGCTTGTTGTCTGCTCCTAAATATCCGGTAAATTGCTGTGTAGCGCGTACTTCTAATTCTTCAGCTAATGTATCAGCTTCTAAGGTTTTAATTCTGTCACTCTGTGGTATTTCGATTATTGGTTTACTGTCAGAAACCTTTTTTTCTTCTTCATTTGGTGTATTTGTTGTTGGTGGTGCTGGTTCTGTGGGTGTGGGTGACGGTGTGGGTGTGGGTGGTTGCTGTCCAATGATGATTTTTACATTGCCTTGCGAGTTACTATTTTGGAAAAATTGCGTGGTAGATATGACATTGACATTCTGGATAGCATTAACTTTAGTAGTATCTGAATCGTTGAAAACTACCTGAACTTGAATTGAATTATTCCCAGAAACTAGCCCATTGAGTTCAGTATTAAAACTTAGTCCATTTCCAGAAGAATTACTAGTTAACTGATCTTTTGAAAGGGTCTGAGCTAAAGTTCCATTAACCAATATTTCAACCTTTTGTACATCGCTGGCATTTATCTTGGTGTCACCACCAGTCAAATTAGCAGTCAGAGATGAGGGGTCTAAAACTGGGGTAGCAGAGTTGTTTAGTTGGTTATCATCCAAACGATCCAGTTCTGTCAGGCTGGAGCCAGATCCCACACCAATAGATGTTATCTTCGCATTAATACCATTGGGGTCAGTGAGAGTAGTTGTCTGCGCTGGAGTGTTACCAAATCCTTGACCATCGGAAAGGAAGAAAACTAGATTATTTCTCCCTGTAGGCGCTTGGTTGAAAAAATCGATAGTTTTACTTAAAGCATTCCCAAAGTTTGTCCCACCTCCATCACGCAAGGAGCGCAGATAAGTTTCTACATCAGCATTTGCAGTTGTGAACGTTTTCAGAGTGGCAAAACTATCAAAAGGTATGACACCAACTGATGTGTTATTTGCCGCTCCAGAATTAATAATTGACTTGTTCAGCGCCAGAAAACCAGCAATTTCTGCATCTAAAATGGTATTAGCCAGACCATCTCCATTCACGTCACCAACATTTGAACTGGAACCAAAACCAAGGCTAGTACTACCAGAAACATCAATGACAAAAGCGACATTGTATTTTTGACCACTGGTAAACTGACCAGGATTAATAAACCCTGACAACACAATTCTGTCCTTAGAAGTTAAGGTTGGCGACTCTAAACTGAGAGTTGTTTGCTGACCTGTGCTGCGAATGGTAGCATTACCTGTCACAGTAAAAGGAAAGGCACTACTGTTAACTAAACTTCTGGAATCAATTATGAGAGAACCACCTACTCCTGAATCTATCACTCCAGTTTGAATTGCTCCACTGGCTAAATTTTGATTAGGTTTAAACTGGTTAGACAAAAAGACTGTACCATTAGCGCCAGAAGGTGCGTTTATCTTCACATCACCTACAGTAATACTGGCATTACTAGCACTATTAGCTAATGTGGGACTTACCCCGATAACTTTGTTTTGAGATAAGCCGCCTAAAGCAGTCCAATCAATACCGGCTCTAATATCTAAAGTAGGAGTAGCACTGCCATTAATTGTTAAAGAAGTATTATCTGATAAAGTGACAGTTGCCAAATTAGCAATGAATGAATCTGGGTTTGCAGGGTTTATTGTCTCTGCTGCTGTTCCTGCTCCTGTAATCTCTACATTGCCTAAGCTAACACTACCACCTGATAGGATATGTAGGGAAGCGCCACTGTAGTTTCCTAAACTCACATCTCCCTGACTAAAAATAATTGGGTCAAATAAACTGACAAAATTACCCGCACCACCGGCTAAATTTTTAATCGCAAATTGTCCACCACTATAAAAATGTGCATCGCCAGAAATATTCCCATCACTAACTAAAGTTAAATTTCCCCCACTAACAAAGGGTGTTTGTTGATGATTTAAAGCTAAAATATCAATGCTTTGATTACCCTGAATATCAAGATTTCCCCCCGCTTGCGCTAAAAAGGGATTCGCGACACTATCACGCACCTTGACAGTATTACCAGCCAATAAATTTAAATCGCCAGTTGTCACCAATTGACTTTCTGTCAAATTCAAATTATTAACCGCAGAAAGAGTAGCTGTTTGTGCTGTTACTCCCTTAACTACCACATCTCCAGTATCTGCTAAACTTCCACCTGCTAAAAGTTCGCGCAGGTAAGCAGGAGAAAAAGGCACAGAAATAGAAACAGGAACTTCTAAACTTAATAGATGTCCTTGTTGGCTGATGCGTAAAATATTCTGTCCAGGTACAGCAGCAACGGTGATATTTCCCCCCGGTGCTGATAGTTCTCCATTGCTGACAACGGTATTACTGAATAAATTTAAATTTTTGCCATTACCTACAGCCAAATTCCCCAGATTAACAATACTTCCTGGTTCTGTTGTGGTGAAAGCAAAAGCATTTGGGTTTCCGACTAAAGCAGCATAATTGTTATCACCAAAAGCATTAAACCAATTGTCACCAAAGCCAATACTGTTAGCCGTTGTAGCGGTGAAATCAGCGGGGACATTTAAACTTGCATTTGTACCAAATAAAATACCGGCGGGGTTCATCAAGAACAGATTAGAATTTCCCCCAGTAACTTGAATTAATCCGTTAATAATTGAAGGATCACCACCAACAACCCGCCCTAAAATATTTTGAATATTCGGGTTAGAAACAAAATTAGCAATTTGGTTAGAGTCCACACCAAATTTTTGGAAGCTGTGGAAGAGATTCGCGCCA
The Gloeotrichia echinulata CP02 DNA segment above includes these coding regions:
- a CDS encoding FHA domain-containing protein, giving the protein MYSLTLEWVENGRVRSQIVSLAKTIFPGIIRLGRSEEQCDLVVNDQEQTVSRLHAEIFYLPHLNTFNLRNITQTRPKPNRVVVDGKNIVEQVVPLHSGSVIWLGKVEIKVKEILLPQPKPKVTPKPLQTEPKSFMIKCPNGHEVPFEYANGFCPHCGTAVQSGGTVIAPQK
- a CDS encoding CHAT domain-containing protein translates to MLKINLLLLTGAIAQIIALAMSTPVKAQSITPAADGTNTVVTPDGNQLNINGGTLSGDGANLFHSFQKFGVDSNQIANFVSNPNIQNILGRVVGGDPSIINGLIQVTGGNSNLFLMNPAGILFGTNASLNVPADFTATTANSIGFGDNWFNAFGDNNYAALVGNPNAFAFTTTEPGSIVNLGNLAVGNGKNLNLFSNTVVSNGELSAPGGNITVAAVPGQNILRISQQGHLLSLEVPVSISVPFSPAYLRELLAGGSLADTGDVVVKGVTAQTATLSAVNNLNLTESQLVTTGDLNLLAGNTVKVRDSVANPFLAQAGGNLDIQGNQSIDILALNHQQTPFVSGGNLTLVSDGNISGDAHFYSGGQFAIKNLAGGAGNFVSLFDPIIFSQGDVSLGNYSGASLHILSGGSVSLGNVEITGAGTAAETINPANPDSFIANLATVTLSDNTSLTINGSATPTLDIRAGIDWTALGGLSQNKVIGVSPTLANSASNASITVGDVKINAPSGANGTVFLSNQFKPNQNLASGAIQTGVIDSGVGGSLIIDSRSLVNSSAFPFTVTGNATIRSTGQQTTLSLESPTLTSKDRIVLSGFINPGQFTSGQKYNVAFVIDVSGSTSLGFGSSSNVGDVNGDGLANTILDAEIAGFLALNKSIINSGAANNTSVGVIPFDSFATLKTFTTANADVETYLRSLRDGGGTNFGNALSKTIDFFNQAPTGRNNLVFFLSDGQGFGNTPAQTTTLTDPNGINAKITSIGVGSGSSLTELDRLDDNQLNNSATPVLDPSSLTANLTGGDTKINASDVQKVEILVNGTLAQTLSKDQLTSNSSGNGLSFNTELNGLVSGNNSIQVQVVFNDSDTTKVNAIQNVNVISTTQFFQNSNSQGNVKIIIGQQPPTPTPSPTPTEPAPPTTNTPNEEEKKVSDSKPIIEIPQSDRIKTLEADTLAEELEVRATQQFTGYLGADNKPNNLKTMLKARATLRQIRAQTGINAAIVYAAFTPKNYVSASWILTPQSQDSDVLDLVIVTADGQPIRKQIEGATKAEVSEFTERFTKTVAEGAQFIGGSEKPEQKLYQLLISPLEAELQKQNIKVDHLMFIMDEKLRSLPIAALVDDQGKYLIEKYSLGLLPSLSYTDTEYRGVKNLQVLAAGASEFAKDQKQSNLPATSLETSQIAKIWASPEPLFGDKFTLNNLQAQGTKFGIIHLATHADFPSQNEGDQNNSYIQVYNEKLFFDKIRQLGWNKLPVELLVLSACRTALGDTNAELGFAGLAVQTGVKSALGTLWKVNDNASSALMIEFYRQLQTAPIKAKALQQAQLAMIKGDIRIEGNQLIVPNLGKISLDKNIVPNSEPTTSLKFQEPNFWAAFTLIGSPW